One Paroedura picta isolate Pp20150507F chromosome 16, Ppicta_v3.0, whole genome shotgun sequence genomic region harbors:
- the LOC143825503 gene encoding olfactory receptor 2AP1-like, with protein MYFTRTLIVQTDYCSLLYRPPGRLLDAGGLRDQQDLMICILNRQTYFTIVSMWDFACIPLCQTQHEVNQTRIMEFILLGFGTAPEAQIPLLLLLFVIYIMTISGNLLIVVLVVSDEHLHTPMYYFLGNLSCLETFYSSAILPRVLYSLLTGDRSISFKGCVSQFYFFGILVSTECFLLAAMSVDRYLAICKPLHYSALMNDKLCVQLAVGSWMGGWLAITITTSFMSQLVFCGPNEMDHFFCDFAPMVSLSCSDTRTIEVLSFILSSVCAFPPFLLTLATYVCIISSILRIPSTSGRQKAFSTCSSHLLVVTIFYGTLIIVYVLPNSTTLRDMNKVFSLLYTILTPLANPLIYSLRNKEVKEALKNSVSKLCVNETLGYLWIVN; from the exons ATGTATTTTACAAGGACTCTGATTGTTCAGACTGATTACTGCAGCCTCTTGTATCGGCCCCCAGGTCGTCTTCTTGATGCTGGAGGTTTACGAGACCAGCAGGACCTTATGATTTGCATCCTAAATAGGCAGACCTATTTCACG ATAGTGAG CATGTGGGATTTTGCCTGCATACCACTGTGCCAAACACAACATGAAGTAAATCAAACAAGAATTATGGAATTCATTCTCCTAGGATTTGGGACTGCCCCAGAGGCCCAGATTCCACTCCTATTGCTGCTTTTTGTGATTTATATTATGACTATCAGTGGGAACCTCTTGATTGTTGTGCTTGTTGTATCAGATGAGCATCTTCACACTCCAATGTACTACTTCTTGGGCAACTTGTCTTGCTTGGAGACCTTCTACAGCTCAGCCATCCTTCCCAGGGTGTTGTATAGTCTCTTGACAGGGGACAGGTCTATTTCATTCAAAGGTTGTGTctcccagttttatttctttggcatCCTTGTCTCAACAGAGTGTTTCCTGCTTGCTGCCATGTCTGTTGATCGCTACTTAGCCATATGTAAGCCACTGCATTATTCTGCTCTCATGAATGATAAGCTATGTGTTCAGCTAGCTGTTGGTTCTTGgatgggtggctggctggctatcACCATCACTACCTCTTTCATGTCCCAGCTAGTGTTTTGTGGTCCCAATGAGATGGACCACTTCTTTTGTGATTTTGCCCCAATGGTCAGTCTGTCCTGCAGCGACACCAGGACAATAGAGGTCTTGAGTTTCATATTGTCATCTGTATGTGCTTTTCCACCTTTCTTGTTGACTTTGGCAACCTATGTTTGCATCATCAGTTCTATCTTGAGGATCCCATCTACCTCAGGAAGGCAGAAGGCTTTCTCTACCTGCTCCTCTCACCTCCTAGTGGTGACCATTTTTTATGGCACTCTGATCATTGTCTATGTCTTGCCAAACTCTACCACTCTAAGGGACATGAACAAAGTGTTTTCTCTCCTGTACACCATATTGACTCCTCTTGCTAACCCCCTTATATACAGCCTAAGAAACAAAGAAGTGAAGGAAGCATTGAAGAACAGTGTCAGTAA actgtgtgtgaacgagaccttggggtacttgtggattgtaaattaa